The DNA region ACAAAGCCAAAAAATTGATTGAAACCAGTTTGAAACCGCGCCCCGAAAGAGAAGAAACAGGCCAATTGCAAATTCTCGCGGTTTTCAGAAAAGAAAAAAATCGGCAAGTTGTTGGCGGCAAGGTTACCAGCGGAGAAATTGTTAAAAACGCAAGAATTGAGATTGTGCGCGATGATGCCGTTATCGGCCAAGGCCGCATTATCAGCATAGAGTCAGAGAAAAAAGAGGTAGGCAAAGTTGAGGCTGGCCGGGAAACAGGCATAGCAGTTGACTTCGGAGAACCAAAAATTGCCGTCGGAGACACGGTGGTCCTTTTTAGGAGTTTAAAACAAAATTAAAACGACAATGGCAAAAGAAAGAGCTGAGCGGCTTAGCGAGCTTGTGAAAAAAGAGATTGGCAAAATTATTTTTGATACGATAGACACTGAACCGGGTGTTTTGGTTACCGTTACCCGCGTAATAGTAAATTCGAATCTTTTTACCGCCGATGTTTTTGTCAGTGTTTATCCTTCTACCGGAGCGTCGGAAATTCTGAAAAAATTGGATCGCTTGATTTACGAAATCCAGCAGTTGCTAAATAAAAAGTTAAGAGTAAGGCCGGTGCCAAAAATTATATTCAAATACGACAAAAACCCGGAAGAAGCGTCAAAGATAGAGGGTATATTGAAAGAAATAGAAGAAAAATGATAAATTTTGAGTAGACGGCATGGTAGCTCTGGCTTCGCCAGATCTAGCGAAGCTATGACAAGTGGTAAGGCAGAGGTCTGTCTCGCTTCGCGAGATCCCGCGCAGCGGGACAAAACACATTATGAAATATTATGCTTATATTTTACAAAGTTTAAAAAATAACGATATTTATATTGGGAGTACAAAAAATGTTATAGATCGACTAAAATTGCATAATTCGGGCAAAGTTAAGTCTACAAAAGCATATAGACCGTGGAAATTGTTAGAGTTTGGGGAGTATAATTCAAGAAACGAGGCAGTAAGAAGAGAGAGGTTCTTAAAAAGTCATCAACAAAAAGAAATAATAAAAAGAAAGCATAGTTTATAATAAGGCCACGTAGCCAAATGGTAAGGCGGTTCTCTGCAAAAGAACTATACGCCGGTTCGATTCCGGCCG from Parcubacteria group bacterium includes:
- the rbfA gene encoding 30S ribosome-binding factor RbfA; amino-acid sequence: MAKERAERLSELVKKEIGKIIFDTIDTEPGVLVTVTRVIVNSNLFTADVFVSVYPSTGASEILKKLDRLIYEIQQLLNKKLRVRPVPKIIFKYDKNPEEASKIEGILKEIEEK
- a CDS encoding GIY-YIG nuclease family protein, with amino-acid sequence MKYYAYILQSLKNNDIYIGSTKNVIDRLKLHNSGKVKSTKAYRPWKLLEFGEYNSRNEAVRRERFLKSHQQKEIIKRKHSL